A genomic segment from Bradyrhizobium sp. CB1015 encodes:
- a CDS encoding glycosyltransferase family 39 protein: MRFTSLVIELIRARPRLIVWIAVLLQAAMWLFVALVFYRSPPGTLATLLAFGREYRVGTDLGPPLPVWLADIAYRAAGGHMLGVYVLAELCEIATFIALYHLSRAVVGSQQAVLAVLLTMTVLAFSSSALDFGPLILARPLWALLLLHSWQIIGQRRGNAWFAWSIEAGLLLLTTPAAIFLLLLIVVFAVSTAGGRQTLRGLDPLFALIVVAVLALPYAVWLMRAETLTLPTLPQVAELNARALHAAWLLGGLVLGAAAIPALTFLNTGMVAGKGEEPPIIYRPPVEPLARNFVDFFALALPLGAVLISGLLGLDSVVGGPGVVLIMSGLAVIVAAGDLIAMRRARMLRMVWAAAVAAPAAGVVLAVLFLPWTGANEIATSMPAGAISDFFDESFARRTNHRLRAVAGETQLASLIALHSGRPHLFIDAEPARTPWMNQTKFSETGGVVVWRASDTAGTPPPEILKRFPGIVPEVPRAFEWLVTGRQQLLRIGWAIVRPKGA; this comes from the coding sequence ATGCGGTTTACCTCCCTGGTCATCGAGCTCATTCGCGCCCGGCCGCGGCTGATCGTGTGGATTGCCGTGCTGCTCCAGGCCGCGATGTGGCTGTTCGTGGCGCTGGTGTTCTACCGCAGCCCGCCCGGCACACTCGCGACCCTCCTGGCCTTCGGCAGGGAATACCGGGTCGGCACCGATCTCGGCCCGCCGCTGCCGGTCTGGCTCGCCGACATCGCCTATCGCGCCGCCGGCGGCCACATGCTCGGCGTCTATGTGCTCGCCGAGCTCTGCGAGATCGCGACCTTCATCGCGCTCTATCATCTCTCCCGCGCCGTGGTCGGCTCGCAGCAGGCGGTGCTCGCCGTGCTCCTGACCATGACGGTGCTGGCGTTCTCCTCCTCGGCGCTGGACTTCGGGCCGCTGATCCTGGCGCGGCCGCTCTGGGCGCTCTTGCTGCTGCACTCCTGGCAGATCATCGGCCAGCGTCGCGGCAATGCCTGGTTCGCCTGGTCGATCGAAGCCGGCCTCCTGCTGCTGACGACGCCCGCCGCGATCTTCCTGCTGCTGCTGATCGTCGTCTTCGCGGTCTCGACCGCCGGCGGCCGCCAGACGCTGCGCGGGCTCGATCCGCTGTTCGCGCTGATCGTCGTCGCGGTGCTGGCGCTGCCCTATGCGGTCTGGCTGATGCGTGCCGAGACGTTGACGTTGCCGACCTTGCCGCAAGTGGCCGAGCTCAACGCCCGCGCGCTGCATGCGGCCTGGCTGCTCGGCGGGCTGGTGCTCGGCGCGGCTGCAATCCCGGCGCTGACCTTTCTCAACACCGGAATGGTCGCCGGCAAGGGCGAGGAGCCGCCGATCATCTACCGCCCGCCGGTCGAGCCGCTTGCGCGCAACTTCGTCGATTTCTTCGCGCTCGCTCTGCCGCTCGGCGCGGTGCTGATCTCCGGGCTGCTGGGGCTCGATTCCGTGGTCGGCGGCCCCGGCGTCGTGCTGATCATGTCGGGGCTTGCCGTGATCGTCGCGGCCGGCGATCTCATTGCGATGCGCCGCGCGCGGATGCTGCGGATGGTCTGGGCCGCCGCCGTCGCCGCGCCCGCCGCCGGCGTGGTGCTCGCCGTCCTGTTCCTGCCCTGGACGGGCGCCAACGAAATTGCGACCTCGATGCCGGCGGGCGCGATCTCGGACTTCTTCGACGAGAGCTTCGCCCGCCGCACCAACCATCGCCTGCGCGCCGTCGCCGGCGAGACCCAGCTCGCCAGCCTGATCGCGCTGCATTCCGGCCGGCCGCATCTGTTCATCGACGCCGAGCCCGCGCGTACGCCGTGGATGAACCAGACCAAGTTCAGCGAGACCGGCGGCGTCGTGGTCTGGCGCGCCTCCGATACCGCCGGCACCCCGCCGCCGGAGATCCTCAAGCGCTTCCCCGGCATCGTGCCGGAAGTGCCGCGCGCCTTCGAATGGCTGGTGACCGGCCGCCAGCAGCTCCTGCGCATCGGCTGGGCCATCGTGCGGCCGAAGGGGGCGTAG
- a CDS encoding ribonuclease HII, translating to MIRDKSAKTPAKDAPKKQTANKAAPDKAANASVARTSAANAAKVAAGKKGIIAVAPPSFRRERALIKRGVWPVAGCDEAGRGPLAGPVVAAAVILDPDRIPRGIDDSKRLTAEEREKLFDKICATAQVSVAVASPARIDRDNILRASLWALKRAVVALPEAPRHVFVDGRDRLDTACDCEAVIGGDGIVLSIAAASIVAKVTRDRLMCALAQDCPGYGFEQHKGYAVPEHLDALDRLGPSIHHRSFFAPVAAARAKHMPWTVDPVQDLFSVTEVEVQVEASVEIDASAGL from the coding sequence ATGATTCGGGACAAGTCCGCCAAGACCCCAGCCAAAGACGCGCCCAAAAAGCAGACCGCGAACAAGGCTGCGCCTGACAAGGCGGCCAATGCGTCTGTGGCCAGGACGTCTGCAGCCAATGCTGCGAAGGTTGCCGCCGGCAAGAAAGGCATCATCGCCGTTGCTCCCCCCAGCTTCCGCCGCGAGCGCGCGCTGATCAAGCGCGGCGTCTGGCCGGTCGCGGGCTGCGACGAGGCCGGTCGTGGCCCGCTCGCCGGCCCCGTGGTGGCCGCCGCGGTGATTCTCGATCCCGACCGCATTCCGCGCGGCATCGACGATTCCAAACGCCTGACCGCCGAGGAGCGCGAAAAGCTGTTCGACAAGATCTGCGCCACCGCGCAGGTCTCGGTCGCCGTCGCGTCGCCGGCGCGAATCGACCGCGACAACATCCTGCGCGCCTCGCTGTGGGCGCTGAAGCGCGCCGTGGTGGCCCTGCCCGAGGCACCCAGGCACGTCTTCGTCGACGGCCGCGACCGGCTCGACACCGCGTGCGATTGCGAGGCCGTGATCGGCGGCGACGGCATCGTGCTCTCGATCGCCGCGGCGTCCATCGTCGCCAAGGTCACCCGCGACCGGCTGATGTGCGCGCTGGCGCAGGACTGCCCGGGCTACGGCTTCGAGCAGCACAAGGGCTACGCCGTCCCCGAGCATCTCGACGCGCTCGATCGTCTCGGCCCCTCCATCCACCACCGCAGCTTCTTCGCCCCAGTCGCCGCCGCCCGCGCCAAGCACATGCCCTGGACCGTCGATCCGGTGCAGGATCTGTTCTCGGTCACCGAGGTCGAGGTGCAGGTGGAGGCGAGCGTCGAGATCGACGCGTCGGCAGGACTCTAG
- a CDS encoding PA0069 family radical SAM protein has protein sequence MSPASSHALKHPPVTAPSEPAGAPSDFPELGVAIDRARRRGRGAQSNASGRYEAEARVAFDDGWQSLDELPPFKTTVAIDTSRKVITRNDSPDIGFDRSINPYRGCEHGCVYCFARPTHAYLGLSPGLDFESKLFAKPDAPLLLEKELAAPGYEPRMIAIGTNTDPYQPIERERKIMRGILEVLERTSHPVGIVTKSALVLRDIDILQRMAKRNLAKVAISVTSLDPKLARTMEPRASTPPKRLEALKQLSEAGIPTTVMVAPVIPALNDSEIERILDAAAHAGVKEAAYVLLRLPLEVRDLFREWLMANYPDRYRHVFTLIRDMRGGRDYDAKWGERMKGTGPMAWTIGRRFEIACDRLGLNKRRSKLTTDHFARPKRNGDQLSLF, from the coding sequence ATGAGTCCAGCATCCTCTCATGCTCTCAAGCACCCGCCGGTCACGGCGCCCTCCGAGCCGGCGGGTGCGCCTTCAGATTTCCCCGAGCTTGGCGTCGCCATCGATCGCGCGCGAAGGCGAGGGCGGGGCGCGCAGTCCAATGCCAGCGGCCGCTACGAGGCCGAGGCGCGCGTTGCCTTCGATGACGGCTGGCAGAGCCTGGACGAGCTGCCGCCGTTCAAGACGACGGTCGCCATCGACACCTCGCGCAAGGTGATCACTCGCAACGATTCCCCCGACATCGGCTTCGACCGCTCGATCAATCCGTATCGCGGCTGCGAGCACGGCTGCGTCTATTGCTTCGCGCGGCCGACCCACGCCTATCTCGGCCTGTCGCCCGGGCTCGACTTCGAGTCGAAGCTGTTCGCCAAGCCCGACGCGCCTTTGTTGCTCGAGAAGGAGCTTGCGGCCCCCGGCTACGAGCCGCGGATGATCGCGATCGGCACCAACACCGATCCCTACCAGCCGATCGAGCGCGAGCGCAAAATCATGCGCGGCATTTTGGAAGTGCTGGAGCGCACCTCGCATCCCGTCGGCATCGTCACCAAGTCGGCGCTGGTGCTCCGCGACATCGACATTCTCCAGCGGATGGCCAAGCGCAACCTCGCCAAGGTCGCGATCTCGGTCACCTCGCTCGATCCGAAGCTGGCGCGCACCATGGAGCCGCGGGCCTCGACGCCGCCGAAGCGGCTGGAGGCGCTGAAGCAGCTCTCCGAGGCCGGCATTCCCACCACGGTGATGGTCGCGCCCGTGATCCCGGCACTGAACGATTCCGAGATCGAGCGCATCCTCGATGCCGCCGCCCATGCGGGCGTCAAGGAAGCCGCCTATGTGCTGCTGCGGCTGCCGCTGGAGGTGCGCGATCTCTTCCGCGAATGGCTGATGGCGAACTATCCGGACCGCTATCGCCACGTCTTCACCCTGATCCGCGACATGCGCGGCGGGCGCGACTACGACGCCAAATGGGGCGAGCGGATGAAGGGCACGGGACCGATGGCCTGGACCATCGGCCGCCGTTTCGAGATTGCCTGCGACAGGCTCGGCCTGAACAAGCGGCGCTCCAAGCTGACAACGGACCACTTCGCGCGGCCGAAGCGGAACGGCGATCAGCTCAGCCTGTTCTGA
- a CDS encoding phosphoketolase: MTIQQKTAEASSDLDLLDRYWRAANYLSVGQIYLLDNPLLREPLRPEHIKPRLLGHWGTTPGLNFIYAHLNRVIRALDVSVIYVCGPGHGGPGMVANTYLEGSYSEIYPDIARDAGGLRKLFRQFSFPGGIPSHAAPETPGSIHEGGELGYALVHAYGAAFDNPDLIVACVVGDGEAETGPLAASWHSNKFLNPAHDGAVLPILHLNGYKIAGPTVLGRMQDAEIRDLFRGFGHEPLFVTGDDPKLMHQAMADALDVAFASIRSIQQHARDGRTSVERPRWPMIVLRSPKGWTGPKEVDGKKVEGFWRAHQVPVAGCRENPAHLKVLEDWMRSYEPEKLFDGNGALIAELQALAPEGIRRMGANPHANGGVLKKELTLPDFRSFAIEVPQPGEVVAEATRELGKFLRDVIRLNAEARNFRIMGPDETASNRLDAVFEATERVWMEPTEPYDVHLAQDGRVMEVLSEHLCQGWLEGYLLTGRHGFFSCYEAFIHIVDSMFNQHAKWLKVTRELPWRRPIASLNYLLTSHVWRQDHNGFSHQDPGFVDLVANKKADIVRIYFPPDANTLLWIADHCLRTYNRINVIVAGKQPAPQWLSMQEAATHCDAGIGIWTWAGTEDGKGEPDVVMACAGDVPTLETLAAVDLLRKALPDLKIRVVNVIDLMTLQPREKHPHGLSDRDFDSLFTRDKPVIFAYHGYPYLIHRLTYNRTNHAGMHVRGFAEEGTTTTPFDMVVLNELDRYHLAIEAIERVPGLATRAAQVKQLLRDKLTEHSRYVREHGEDMPEIRDWVWQNSAGGNTPTEAGD, encoded by the coding sequence ATGACAATCCAACAAAAAACGGCCGAAGCGAGCAGCGACCTCGATCTGCTCGATCGCTATTGGCGCGCCGCCAACTACCTCTCCGTCGGGCAAATCTATCTGCTCGACAATCCGCTGCTGCGCGAGCCGCTGCGGCCCGAGCACATCAAGCCGCGTCTGCTCGGACATTGGGGCACGACGCCGGGCCTGAACTTCATCTACGCCCATCTCAACCGCGTCATCCGCGCGCTCGACGTCAGCGTGATCTATGTCTGCGGTCCCGGCCATGGCGGCCCCGGCATGGTCGCCAACACCTATCTCGAAGGCAGCTACAGCGAGATCTATCCTGACATCGCGCGCGACGCGGGCGGATTGCGCAAGCTGTTCAGGCAGTTCTCCTTCCCCGGCGGCATTCCGAGCCACGCCGCGCCGGAAACGCCGGGCTCCATCCACGAAGGCGGCGAGCTCGGCTACGCGCTGGTGCACGCCTATGGCGCGGCATTCGACAACCCTGACTTGATCGTCGCCTGTGTGGTCGGCGACGGCGAGGCCGAGACCGGGCCGCTCGCGGCGTCCTGGCACTCCAACAAGTTCCTGAACCCCGCCCATGACGGGGCGGTGCTGCCGATCCTGCATCTCAACGGCTACAAGATCGCGGGCCCCACCGTGCTCGGGCGGATGCAGGACGCGGAGATCCGCGACCTCTTCCGCGGGTTCGGCCACGAGCCGTTGTTCGTCACGGGCGACGATCCCAAATTGATGCACCAAGCCATGGCCGATGCGCTGGACGTCGCATTCGCCAGCATCCGCTCGATCCAGCAGCATGCCCGCGACGGTCGCACGAGCGTCGAGCGGCCGCGCTGGCCGATGATCGTGCTGCGCAGCCCGAAGGGCTGGACCGGCCCGAAGGAGGTCGACGGCAAGAAGGTCGAGGGTTTTTGGCGGGCCCATCAGGTGCCCGTCGCAGGCTGCCGCGAGAACCCGGCGCATCTCAAGGTGCTCGAAGACTGGATGCGCAGCTACGAGCCGGAAAAACTGTTCGATGGCAACGGCGCGCTCATTGCCGAGCTTCAGGCGCTCGCGCCCGAAGGCATCAGGCGCATGGGCGCCAATCCACATGCCAATGGCGGCGTGTTGAAGAAGGAGCTGACGCTGCCGGACTTCCGCAGCTTCGCGATCGAGGTGCCGCAGCCCGGCGAGGTCGTGGCGGAAGCAACGCGCGAGCTCGGCAAATTCCTGCGCGATGTCATTCGCCTGAACGCGGAGGCGCGCAACTTCCGCATCATGGGCCCGGACGAGACGGCATCGAACCGGCTCGACGCCGTGTTCGAAGCCACCGAGCGCGTCTGGATGGAGCCGACCGAGCCTTACGACGTGCACCTGGCCCAGGATGGCCGCGTGATGGAGGTGCTGAGCGAGCATCTCTGCCAGGGCTGGCTGGAGGGCTACCTGCTCACGGGACGGCACGGCTTCTTCTCCTGCTATGAAGCCTTCATCCACATCGTGGATTCCATGTTCAACCAGCATGCCAAATGGTTGAAGGTGACGCGGGAGCTACCTTGGCGACGTCCGATCGCCTCGCTCAATTATCTCCTGACCTCGCATGTCTGGCGCCAGGATCACAACGGCTTCAGCCATCAGGATCCCGGTTTCGTCGATCTTGTCGCCAACAAGAAGGCCGACATCGTCCGCATCTACTTCCCGCCGGATGCCAACACGCTGCTCTGGATCGCCGACCATTGCCTGCGCACCTATAACCGCATCAACGTGATCGTCGCCGGCAAGCAGCCGGCGCCGCAATGGCTGTCGATGCAGGAGGCCGCGACGCATTGCGATGCCGGCATCGGCATCTGGACCTGGGCGGGAACGGAGGACGGAAAGGGCGAGCCCGACGTGGTGATGGCCTGTGCCGGCGACGTGCCGACGCTGGAGACGCTCGCCGCCGTCGACCTCCTGCGCAAGGCGCTGCCGGACTTGAAGATCCGCGTCGTCAACGTCATCGACCTGATGACGCTGCAGCCGAGGGAGAAGCATCCGCACGGCCTGTCCGACCGCGACTTCGACAGCCTGTTCACGCGCGACAAGCCTGTCATCTTTGCCTATCACGGCTATCCCTATCTCATTCACCGGCTGACCTATAACCGCACCAACCATGCCGGCATGCATGTGCGCGGCTTTGCCGAGGAAGGCACCACGACGACGCCCTTCGACATGGTCGTGCTCAACGAGCTCGACCGTTACCATCTCGCGATCGAGGCCATCGAACGCGTGCCGGGACTGGCGACCAGGGCCGCGCAGGTGAAGCAGCTATTGCGCGACAAGCTGACCGAACACTCCCGCTATGTCCGCGAGCACGGTGAGGACATGCCTGAGATCCGTGATTGGGTCTGGCAAAACAGCGCCGGCGGCAACACGCCGACCGAAGCCGGCGACTAG
- a CDS encoding acetate/propionate family kinase: protein MSDTVLVLNSGSSSIKFGLFDIAAAEPALLCKGLLDEHEEKPRLAVKGPAGEDLFEISKQAADAAGGHLFADVLAFIEDRFGRRSLRAVGHRIVHGGLDYSGPVVLTDDSIAKLEALTPLAPLHQPRCLAPVRTLAAIRPGLTQIACFDTAFHHGLAPPASRFALPGRFEARGVRRYGFHGLSFEYVAGRLAEIAPELAAKRTIIAHLGNGASLCALRDGRSIDTTMGLTPLDGLVMGTRCGAIDPGVLLYLQKHENMSVEEVQHLLYHESGLFGVSGISADMRTLLASREAAAREALDLFVFRAAQQVAMMATTLGGLDCLIFTGGIGEHAREIRSAIGERLAWMGVRIDAASNDAAREHINKNDSMVEVFVIPTNEERMIARHCAALIRGRHVT, encoded by the coding sequence ATGTCGGACACGGTCCTCGTCCTCAACTCGGGATCGTCGAGCATCAAGTTCGGCCTGTTCGATATCGCGGCGGCCGAGCCTGCCCTGCTCTGCAAGGGCCTGCTGGACGAGCACGAGGAAAAACCCCGGCTGGCGGTGAAGGGCCCCGCGGGCGAAGACCTGTTCGAAATAAGCAAGCAGGCGGCGGACGCAGCCGGCGGCCATCTGTTCGCCGACGTGCTCGCCTTCATCGAGGACCGGTTCGGTCGACGCAGCCTGCGGGCCGTCGGCCACCGCATCGTTCACGGCGGGCTGGATTATTCAGGCCCGGTGGTCCTGACGGACGACAGCATTGCGAAGCTGGAGGCCTTGACGCCGCTCGCGCCGCTGCACCAGCCGCGCTGCCTTGCGCCGGTCCGCACGCTGGCGGCGATCCGGCCCGGGCTGACGCAGATCGCGTGTTTCGACACCGCCTTCCATCACGGTCTCGCGCCGCCGGCGAGCCGCTTCGCGCTTCCCGGGCGATTCGAGGCGCGTGGGGTCAGGCGCTACGGCTTTCACGGCCTCTCGTTCGAATATGTCGCGGGACGCCTGGCCGAGATCGCACCGGAGCTCGCCGCAAAGCGCACAATCATCGCACATCTCGGCAACGGGGCGAGCCTCTGCGCCTTGCGCGATGGCCGCAGCATCGACACCACGATGGGGTTGACGCCGCTCGACGGCCTCGTGATGGGCACGCGTTGCGGTGCGATCGATCCCGGCGTGCTGCTCTACCTGCAGAAACACGAGAACATGTCGGTCGAGGAGGTCCAGCACCTGCTCTATCACGAGTCCGGCCTCTTCGGCGTCTCCGGCATCTCTGCGGACATGCGCACGTTGCTGGCGAGCCGCGAGGCTGCGGCGCGTGAGGCTCTCGATCTCTTCGTCTTCCGTGCGGCGCAGCAGGTCGCGATGATGGCGACCACGCTCGGTGGCCTCGACTGCCTGATCTTCACCGGCGGCATCGGCGAGCATGCCAGGGAGATCCGCAGCGCCATCGGCGAGCGCCTCGCCTGGATGGGCGTGCGCATCGATGCCGCAAGCAACGACGCGGCACGCGAGCACATCAACAAAAACGACAGCATGGTCGAGGTCTTCGTCATTCCCACCAACGAAGAGAGGATGATCGCGCGCCATTGCGCTGCTCTGATCCGCGGACGCCACGTCACGTGA
- a CDS encoding PEP/pyruvate-binding domain-containing protein — protein sequence MHIVRIGADADELRPAEEIGAKAANLARMAALGLPVPPAFVLPVKLCADIIAGHAHAARHLRDGLKEGISFLESATGKRFGDRRQPLLVSVRSGAARSMPGMLDTVLNVGCTLDAVHGLIRATGRPRLAWDCRRRFLESFGETVLELDQAAIAACIAELVAAEDAGSDRELDSEALERLASREQSLIEDRADGLLEDAVAQLEAAAQAVYRSWMSERAMTYRSLQHLEALEGTAVTVQAMVFGNGGLASGAGVAFSRDPSTGAPRPMIDLVLDAQGENVVSGRRAPDTAAAIARELPKLESELGDVLKRLEHAFADVQDVEFTVENGRLWILQTRTAKRTPRAAARIAIDLVHEGLISKDEALKRLAEIDLGSLAETRLVSTGKLATTGIGASGGIGIGRAAFSSESAQRLSAAGEPVILLRPDTSTADVASFALAAGIVTSVGARTSHAALVARQMGKPCVVGCRELKIDPAANQAQLGNLALAEGEWITIEGDAGELYLGRCETIRTRPEAELAEIAAWQAQSGQYDRRAAAPQ from the coding sequence ATGCATATCGTGCGTATCGGCGCTGACGCCGACGAATTGCGGCCCGCCGAAGAGATCGGTGCCAAGGCCGCCAATCTCGCCCGCATGGCGGCGCTGGGCCTGCCGGTGCCGCCGGCCTTCGTGCTCCCGGTCAAGCTCTGCGCCGACATCATCGCCGGCCATGCGCATGCTGCGCGGCACCTGCGCGACGGCTTGAAGGAGGGCATCTCATTCCTGGAGAGCGCCACCGGAAAGCGCTTCGGGGACCGCCGCCAGCCGCTGCTGGTGTCGGTGCGCTCAGGCGCGGCGCGATCGATGCCGGGCATGCTCGACACCGTTCTCAATGTCGGCTGCACGCTGGACGCCGTCCACGGCCTGATCCGTGCGACCGGCCGCCCGCGGCTCGCCTGGGATTGCCGGCGCCGTTTCCTGGAGAGCTTCGGGGAGACCGTGCTCGAGCTCGATCAGGCCGCCATTGCGGCGTGCATTGCCGAGCTCGTCGCAGCCGAAGACGCCGGAAGCGACCGCGAGCTCGACAGCGAAGCGCTCGAGCGGCTCGCCAGCCGCGAGCAGTCGCTGATCGAGGATCGCGCCGATGGCCTGCTGGAGGACGCCGTCGCGCAGTTGGAGGCGGCAGCCCAGGCGGTCTATCGCTCCTGGATGAGCGAGCGCGCGATGACCTATCGAAGCCTCCAGCACCTCGAAGCGCTCGAAGGCACCGCGGTCACCGTGCAGGCGATGGTGTTCGGCAATGGCGGTCTTGCCTCCGGCGCGGGCGTGGCCTTCTCGCGCGATCCGTCGACCGGCGCGCCGCGCCCGATGATCGACCTGGTGCTCGATGCGCAGGGCGAAAACGTTGTTTCCGGGCGACGCGCGCCCGATACGGCCGCGGCGATCGCCCGCGAGCTGCCGAAGCTCGAATCGGAGCTTGGCGATGTCCTGAAGCGACTCGAGCACGCGTTCGCCGATGTCCAGGACGTCGAATTCACGGTCGAGAACGGCAGGCTCTGGATCCTCCAGACCCGGACGGCCAAGCGCACGCCGCGGGCCGCCGCCAGGATCGCGATCGACCTCGTGCATGAAGGCCTGATCTCGAAAGACGAGGCATTGAAGCGGCTGGCGGAGATCGATCTCGGCTCGCTCGCCGAAACCAGATTGGTGTCCACCGGCAAGCTCGCGACGACCGGCATCGGCGCTTCCGGCGGCATCGGCATCGGACGGGCGGCGTTCTCGTCCGAAAGCGCCCAGCGCCTCTCGGCAGCGGGCGAGCCGGTCATCCTGCTGCGTCCGGATACCAGCACCGCCGACGTCGCCAGCTTCGCGCTTGCCGCCGGCATCGTCACGTCAGTCGGCGCGCGCACCTCGCATGCGGCCTTGGTGGCGCGCCAGATGGGCAAGCCCTGCGTGGTCGGCTGCCGCGAGCTGAAGATCGATCCTGCCGCAAACCAAGCCCAGCTCGGCAATCTCGCACTTGCCGAAGGCGAGTGGATCACGATCGAGGGCGACGCGGGCGAGCTCTATCTCGGACGCTGCGAGACGATCCGGACACGGCCCGAAGCCGAGCTCGCCGAGATCGCGGCGTGGCAGGCGCAATCCGGCCAATATGACAGGCGCGCCGCCGCGCCTCAGTGA
- a CDS encoding RMD1 family protein — MNADQLAVGTAPTSPKQEAAPTLRIRALMLGERINASGLEIGALVSSTPAAFRVHAGLAVIFRYGVVVLIGLLPSEEKVLVDNLKSRVTGELSPYEEEIAQAQLCNEEAAETIQPGGPICLAKFSDDRLLLVADALAKSTSLARDERRVAAVFDVIEPFARELAEHGRTPRRRKGILQLIGNALLVQQRVAGRVAVAEKPDVLWEKPELDRLYSRLEDEYELKERLDTLERKLAAVSETANALTDIIDTQRSLRLEIAIVVLIVIEIAMGVFQILTGTH, encoded by the coding sequence ATGAACGCCGATCAACTCGCCGTTGGCACGGCGCCAACCTCGCCGAAGCAGGAGGCCGCGCCCACCTTGCGGATCCGGGCGCTGATGCTGGGCGAACGCATCAATGCGTCTGGCCTCGAGATCGGCGCGCTGGTGTCCTCGACGCCGGCCGCCTTCCGCGTCCATGCCGGCCTTGCCGTGATCTTTCGCTATGGCGTCGTCGTGCTGATCGGGCTGTTGCCGTCGGAGGAGAAGGTCCTCGTCGATAACCTGAAATCACGCGTGACCGGAGAGCTCAGCCCGTACGAGGAGGAGATCGCGCAGGCGCAGCTCTGCAACGAGGAAGCCGCGGAGACGATCCAGCCGGGCGGGCCGATCTGCCTCGCCAAATTCTCCGACGATCGGCTGCTGCTGGTCGCCGATGCGCTCGCCAAGAGCACGTCGCTGGCGCGCGACGAGCGCCGCGTCGCCGCGGTGTTCGACGTCATCGAGCCGTTTGCACGGGAGCTCGCCGAGCACGGCCGCACGCCGCGCCGGCGCAAGGGCATTCTGCAATTGATCGGCAACGCATTGCTGGTGCAGCAGCGCGTCGCCGGCCGCGTCGCGGTGGCGGAGAAACCCGACGTGCTCTGGGAGAAGCCCGAGCTCGACCGGCTCTATTCCCGGCTCGAGGACGAGTACGAGTTGAAGGAGCGCCTCGACACGCTCGAGCGCAAGCTCGCCGCGGTCTCGGAAACCGCCAACGCGCTGACCGACATCATCGACACCCAGCGCTCGCTGCGCCTGGAGATCGCGATCGTGGTGCTGATCGTGATCGAGATCGCGATGGGGGTTTTCCAGATCCTGACCGGCACTCACTGA
- a CDS encoding glycosyl transferase produces MLSVIIPTEGVEQTAVATLAALVPGAAAGVIREVLLVDGTRNGVIERVADVAGCRFIGFEGPSQGAALAAGALQARSPWLMFLPAGAVLETGWIEETTQFIQAVATSGRDRAAVFRYARSPYENTALRDVLRAVARKLVGPLGDQGLLIARDHYDRLGGYPPHARHSEARLLRRLGRSSRTMLRSRIVMVG; encoded by the coding sequence ATGCTGAGCGTCATCATTCCGACCGAAGGCGTCGAGCAGACGGCGGTCGCAACCCTCGCCGCGCTGGTCCCCGGCGCCGCCGCCGGCGTGATCCGGGAAGTGCTTCTGGTCGACGGCACGCGCAACGGCGTCATCGAGCGCGTTGCCGACGTCGCAGGCTGCCGTTTCATCGGCTTCGAGGGACCTTCGCAAGGCGCCGCGCTCGCCGCCGGCGCGCTCCAGGCCCGATCGCCGTGGCTGATGTTCCTGCCTGCCGGTGCCGTGCTGGAAACCGGCTGGATCGAGGAGACCACCCAGTTCATCCAGGCTGTCGCCACCAGCGGCCGGGATCGTGCGGCAGTGTTCCGCTATGCGCGCTCACCTTACGAAAATACCGCATTGCGTGACGTCCTCCGGGCCGTGGCGCGCAAGCTCGTCGGCCCACTCGGTGATCAAGGGCTGTTGATCGCGCGTGATCATTACGACCGGCTCGGCGGCTACCCGCCCCACGCGCGCCATTCCGAGGCGCGGCTGCTGCGGCGGCTCGGCCGGTCGTCGCGGACCATGCTGCGCAGCCGGATCGTCATGGTCGGCTGA